A stretch of Carya illinoinensis cultivar Pawnee chromosome 14, C.illinoinensisPawnee_v1, whole genome shotgun sequence DNA encodes these proteins:
- the LOC122294593 gene encoding glycosyltransferase BC10 — MFSTTPFVLSFSLLLSLPILFLIGPRFLPPRHSSAPIPLTDERDDLSLFNRAASLSSSSSSSFSHLSTNPKLKIAFLFLTNSDIHFSPLWQRFFHGNSHLYNVYVHADPSVNVTRPDGVFLDRFISSKRTYRGSPTLISATRRLLATALLDDPANGFFALVSQYCIPLHSFRYVYHSVVTSTSFDRTESDARSARFGVRFRYKSFIEILSNEHTLWKRYTARGRFALMPEIPFDKFRVGSQFFVLMRRHALVVIKDRTLWRKFKLPCYRDDECYPEEHYFPTLLSMADPNGCTHYTLTKVNWTGTVNGHPYTYRPAEVSPQLIRQLRQSNFSESYLFARKFTPDCLKPLMGIAEKVIFRD; from the coding sequence ATGTTCTCAACCACCCCATTTGTGCTCTCTTTCTCCCTTCTCCTTTCACTCCCTATCCTCTTCCTCATAGGCCCTCGCTTCCTCCCTCCTCGCCACTCTTCCGCCCCCATACCTCTCACCGACGAGCGCGACGACCTCTCCCTCTTCAACCGCGCCGCTTCCCTCTCCAGCTCCTCCTCATCATCCTTCTCCCACCTCTCTACCAATCCCAAGCTTAAAATCGCCTTCCTCTTCCTCACCAATTCCGACATCCACTTCTCCCCCTTATGGCAGCGCTTCTTCCACGGCAATTCCCACCTCTACAACGTCTATGTTCACGCCGATCCCTCCGTCAACGTCACGCGCCCCGACGGTGTCTTCCTCGACCGCTTCATCTCCTCTAAGCGTACCTACCGCGGTTCCCCCACCCTCATCTCCGCCACCCGCCGTCTCCTGGCCACTGCCCTCCTCGATGACCCCGCCAACGGATTCTTCGCTCTAGTCTCACAGTACTGCATCCCCCTCCACTCCTTCCGCTACGTCTACCACTCCGTCGTCACCTCCACATCCTTTGATCGGACCGAGTCCGATGCCAGGTCGGCTCGGTTTGGCGTCCGGTTCCGGTACAAGAGCTTCATCGAGATTCTCTCCAATGAACACACACTCTGGAAGCGATACACCGCCAGGGGCCGATTCGCGTTGATGCCGGAGATCCCCTTTGATAAATTCAGGGTTGGATCTCAGTTCTTCGTGCTCATGCGCCGGCACGCGCTAGTGGTAATCAAGGATCGGACGCTTTGGAGGAAATTCAAGCTTCCGTGTTATCGGGACGACGAGTGCTATCCGGAGGAGCACTATTTCCCGACTTTGTTATCAATGGCGGACCCCAACGGGTGCACCCACTACACCCTGACCAAGGTCAATTGGACCGGCACGGTCAATGGCCACCCGTACACGTATCGGCCCGCCGAGGTATCGCCCCAGCTGATCCGGCAGCTTCGGCAATCGAATTTCTCGGAGTCTTACTTGTTTGCAAGGAAATTCACCCCCGATTGCTTGAAACCCTTGATGGGCATCGCCGAGAAGGTCATTTTCCGGGACTGA